The region CCTCCAGGGTTCCAAGATGAATGCTTTATTTGAGGACATACCGACTATCTTTGAAACTGCGCATACTACGTTCTTTAATCTCCCTCATGATTGCATGGAGAAGACACAAAGCCTTTGTGAGGGAATGGAGCGAGGGTATGCAAGAGCCGATTCCGAGTGAGGCATCTGCTTATACTGATGGTTTCTCCATTCAAAATGTAGCTACCATGACTGCAAGAGTTTTGAATACTACGAGGTTAGTGTGTTCTTAGCAAAGCTACATTCTCATGCTCCTTTTCTAACCTGTTAAATCCACAACAAAACAGATTGCACGGGACGAGTATCGACGCGGCAAATGGCTCTTGCCTGCCACCTTCGAGCCGCAGAAGGACCGAATTACCCGTACGATGGACCTTTTAAACCGAGCCGCTCAGACGGTTGTCGCCGAGCTATGTGCTGCCATGGATATCAATGTTCCCGAGCTCAGCGATGACCCTACTGTCCCTAGCGACACGGGCCTTAAGCTAGTATATAAGCCTCCAATGGGCGAACCTGGCCAAGTTTTTCACCCATGGCATACTGACTCTGGCCTTGCTACACTACTGTGGTATGACGAGGCCACAGCACAAATACCAATCTGCGATAAGGATGGGAAGCAGACCGAGGACGCGGAGACAATTCCAGTTATTGATGGTACCATCCTCGTCAATATTGCGGATGAGCTTGCTGCCAGATCAGGAGGACGCCTTCACTCGCCTGTACACCGCGTGGTGAATCCACCAGGGACAAAGAGAGTATGGAACAGTGTTGTCTATCTGCTTCGGCCGTACATGGTATAGCTACCAGTCGGTGTACAAAAGTGTCGATACGATGCTCCCGCGTCGCGAAACAGCTTCATAAGCACAACGTAACTAGAATACCGCATTTCTCAGCGATATCATAGTCAATTGATAGAACCTCAAATCCCATGTGCTAGTTGCGTCCTGGCGTCCCTGGCGTGCTGTTCAAGATTTCGTGTGACACCTACTGTGCTCAAGAAGATCTTCAAATTGGTGAGAGCGCAGTCTCTAACAGGTTGCGCATAAGTTCTAGTAACTTCCTTGCACATTTCAACAGGTAGCTAAGCTGAAATTATTGAGAGCTGCCAAGTAAGCAGCGTCTGACAGTCTTCCCGGTCCATCCCCTTTGGCATCACCATTGGCTTCGCCAAACGAGTTGATCATTTTGGCCCTGCGGTGTTCATCACCTCAACCTCCTTTTTTTTCCTCTCCAAAACAATTGACTTCTTGCTCGCTCAGGTCGTTATAATAATAAACTATAGTTGAGGCTGTTGGCTCACCCCAAAGCCTAGTTTCTGCTTCTGAACCCTCGAAAACACGCCGATGACAACGAGAAAAGACCCCAAACTAGCAACCCAGTCCCTAACTCCAAGCACATATTTATTATATCCAGTTAATGCAGCAGTCACTGCCGTCATCAAAAGCATCAAGAGGATAAAATACCCGCTAAAACGATGATACTTGTAAAGCGATTTCGCTCGCGCCTCACCCCCGTACAGCGAAGGAGTCATCCACATGGTGAAGCCGATGATGTACTGCACGATAAGCAAGAGTAAAGTTGATGCTCCAAACGCTGCATGCGGAGAGGGGGGGAAATGTGACCGATTTTCTTGAACTTTGCTCACTTCGACTATGGTGAAGCCGGTGACGATGGCTATAAACGCAACAAGGTTGAGTGCTGCGTGAACATATTGGCCTCGGCGTTTCTTGTCAAGGTTTTCAGACGTGATGGGCTGCTGGAAGAGGATAGACtgggtgaggatgaagatggcggtTGACATGGCGATTGGGTGgccggagaagaagacgacgggaATGGAGGCGATGCGTGCCCAGATCTCGCAACAGAGTACAAGAACACCTATTTCGGCGATGATACCGGTCAACGTTCCAATAAAAGGCACTGTCTTTCTCACGATGTTCGCTCTCTCCAAGAAGACCCCATTTCCCGGTATCCCAAGCAGCGGTTCCGTCTCGGGTCTATAGGTAGATTCACTTGCCAGTGGTCGCTCAGGAAGACCAGCCGTGCTCGCCATCTTTTTTTTTAAGTCAGGTAGTTTGGCTGCTACAGTGTGTCTGAATATCGAGGCCAGTACGTGGAGCAGTTTTTGATGGCGGGTTTTGATGGGTGAGGATGGGTGATTCCAGTGTGCTTGGGAATATTGGTGTTCTTCCCTGCCCATGCGATCACTACTTGGCTCGTTGTCATCTGAACTAATCCATGTCACATTTGATGCCTACCATCACTTATAGGCTGGTGATCCCTTCTGTGATTACTGCCGTGATGACCCCATGTCTCAAACATATTCCGTCACTGATTACATATATGCAGCCGCTGGGTGGCTCATGCAGCTTGCGGATCCCAACGCCTGAAGTCCATATACGATCTAGGGTTGTAACAGGGGTGTCGATTGAGTTGGTTGAGCTCGAGTCTTCCCTGTCACAATGCATAAACTACGTATGTACACCGTCAACGCCAATATTGCTGTATCTAGCCCCCAATTTTAGCGTTGTGATTGCACACTCCCCCGCCAGTCTATCACAAATGATCATTTTGTCAGCTCAAGGGGTGAGTGGATTGAGTTGATCGCTACGCTGAGTACGTCGTTGCTCTCCATGGTGCCGAAATGCGGCGTTTATTCCgctctctttttttttgcttttcgGCCAATTCTCGTTCAATATCCATGGTAGCTTCAGCAAGCCCAtgcttccagtctggtcaatcaGACGTGCTATAACTGCCGATGTCCAGTATACATCTGTACTAGAAAGACCAAGGACACAGGTCAGACTGTCAGTAAAGCGGCTGCGATACATGTAAGATACCTCACGTCAAGGTGGTGCTGCAGAAATCCCACCTCCTGGATGAAAGAACCGACACACCTCACCCATCGTTGATTTCTCTGACTCTAACTACATTCAGTACGACTCAACCGAAGCCTCATTGTCGATATGTCGAATGCCTACGCGTCCCCGTCAGAAATTCTCGCTTTAGTGCAAGGTGTGAATGAGGCGGCAGCCAGCTTTGAAACATCGGCCACATCTCAAGGCGACTTACGCCTTACCCGACGAAGACTTCAGCATGAAGTTCAAAAACTTTTGAGCTCTTTGGAGGAACCAAATGGAGAAGTCTGGACTCGGACGTTCCAAGTAAGTCGACAACCTTCTTCGGAGCGGACAGCACAAAAGCAACGTGGACTGTGGAAAGCCAACTAATCCGTTAACGTTCGCAAAGGTCAATGTCAGTGCTGCACTCGAGATCGTATCGCAACTGGAGCTATGGGACAAGTTCCAAGGAGGAAACGAAGTTTCCATCGCGGAAATTGTAGCCCTTACTGGGGCAGACGAAATAATTATTAGTGAGCATTCCATCCCTCGGCGTAGCAAACTACCCGTGATATTTTACTAACTTTCGTACAGTCCGCCTATTCCGTCAACTCACAGCGGCCCATCTCTTTGTCGAAACCACGGGTCCAAAAGGTCCAAGCTTTGTTATCACTTCTCTTGGTAAACCTTATTTACATCCGGACCACCGTGCATTCAACAACTTTATGTTCTTCGATCTCATTCCATCAATCATGGCAATGCCAAAAACTCTAGCAGAGAGACAATACAAAGCACCTACAAAATTGACGGGGACACCTTTTCAATGGGCCCACGGAGAAGAACTCTGGACCTGGTTAGGTTCTCATCCCGACCGAGCCCTCAATATGGTTGCTGCGATGACATCACATAACCCTCTAGATGCCTATCCATGGGGAACTGAGCTTGCGAAATTGGACCTCCAAGACAATGATGTAGCGATCGTAGATGTGGCTGGGGGCCAAGGTCACATCAGTAAGCGCACTATCCCTAGACCTGTCACAAGTACATCTAGATGAATTGTCGATTGCAAGCATAATGCtggtttttgtttttctACTCAAGCAAGCCTGCATAAAGCACAAATGCTAACCCAAGTTCTCCATAGTGGCCGAGATCCGCCGAAGAAATCCACAGATCAAGGGACGATTTATTGTGCAAGACCTACCTTCTACACTTGACGCTGTTCCCACGCCGCCAACAGGTGTTGAGCTTATGGGTTACGACATCTTTACCCCTCAATCCGTCAAAGGTGCTTATTTTTATCATTATCGCCACATTTTCCATAACTGGAGCGATGACGATTGTACCACGATCCTAGAACAAATTGTACCACTGTTGAGAACGCAGCCACAAAGCAAGTTGTTGTTAGTTGATATGGTACTACCGGATTCAAACGGGACAATGCAGGAGGCAGTCATGGACATTTCTATGTTTCCCATGGGAGGGATGGAGAGGACTGAAAGTCAGTGGAAGCTGTTGCTTGCGAGAAGTGGCTTGGAAATTGGGAATATCTGGAGAGGAAGTGAGCCAGAAGCGTGCATCGAGTGTAAGCTACTTTAGTAAGGTTACAAAACAATACTCGAGTTTTAGTTACTATGTTATTCTGGTATTATTGTGATGGTGCGTCAGACGTTTCCGAGATCGCATAAGATCGAGAAATCCGCGCCGAAGGCTCCAGGCGTAACTGTACAAGGGAAATTGATGAACTTGTCATACATACAGGGGGTCAATATGCATATGGCCCCATTTGGAGCTGAACAGCAAGTCGACGGCTTCAAACACAACCGGCCGAGTTGGCTGAATACGAAGCGGCCAGTGATCATGCGAGAGGTGCCAATTAAGTCGAACAACAAGAGACTTTGCAGAGCCACACACGTCACACCGACATACGGCGTATCAACACACGGTACATTGAGACACAGAGTCCTGGAACAAAGAACACCAAGACACGCCTCTGCAGACACAAGAGGCTGAGACACGGCACACTGAGACATGACACATCGAGACTGCAACTGCTGCTCACACCGGTTCATAGTGCCGAGTTGCGAACGCCATCTAGGGGGGTGAAATGTGTTGGCCAATACCAGTTTGGTGGAGTGCCAACTTGCCCACTAGTCCACATGCATTCTATTGCATCTGTCAAGCTCATTGTGGTTCGGCCCGTGTGAAAAGGCGCATGTCCCTCTGCGTCCCAACAGTAAAGCAAGAGCGATAATTGGCCAGGCCTGCATAAAGATGTCTTCCGTGCCTTAAGTGGTTAGATCATTCGTAGATCATCGGAAATACGGGTGCTGTGACAAGGGCCGTCCCGTGTGACATGGAGCCTGCCCAGCTAGCCACTTTCCTGGGATGATTGACACATATGTATGAATATGTAGTTCCGTAGACGGAGGTACCCTGGGGCAAGTCTatccttggtgttgtgacTGTTCGGTTTCCAGGGTAAGGGATCTTCTCATAGGTTTACTAGAAAACATCAATTTATTACGTTAGACTTGCATATTGTACCATGTTATCATACTATTGCGTTCACTATTAAACTATTATCTTGCTTTGTGTAGTCCAAGTATGATGGATACGCCTTG is a window of Pochonia chlamydosporia 170 chromosome 5, whole genome shotgun sequence DNA encoding:
- a CDS encoding Oxoglutarate/iron-dependent oxygenase (similar to Metarhizium robertsii ARSEF 23 XP_007824693.1), which produces MPSEERMASLAVVDYEALVNKDAGEIQKLAQACQTAGIFHLNLQGSKMNALFEDIPTIFETAHTTFFNLPHDCMEKTQSLCEGMERGYHDCKSFEYYEIARDEYRRGKWLLPATFEPQKDRITRTMDLLNRAAQTVVAELCAAMDINVPELSDDPTVPSDTGLKLVYKPPMGEPGQVFHPWHTDSGLATLLWYDEATAQIPICDKDGKQTEDAETIPVIDGTILVNIADELAARSGGRLHSPVHRVVNPPGTKRVWNSVVYLLRPYMV
- a CDS encoding cytochrome b561/ferric reductase transmembrane (similar to Metarhizium robertsii ARSEF 23 XP_007824998.1), with the protein product MASTAGLPERPLASESTYRPETEPLLGIPGNGVFLERANIVRKTVPFIGTLTGIIAEIGVLVLCCEIWARIASIPVVFFSGHPIAMSTAIFILTQSILFQQPITSENLDKKRRGQYVHAALNLVAFIAIVTGFTIVEVSKVQENRSHFPPSPHAAFGASTLLLLIVQYIIGFTMWMTPSLYGGEARAKSLYKYHRFSGYFILLMLLMTAVTAALTGYNKYVLGVRDWVASLGSFLVVIGVFSRVQKQKLGFGVSQQPQL
- a CDS encoding O-methyltransferase (similar to Talaromyces stipitatus ATCC 10500 XP_002483014.1), which gives rise to MSNAYASPSEILALVQGVNEAAASFETSATSQGDLRLTRRRLQHEVQKLLSSLEEPNGEVWTRTFQVNVSAALEIVSQLELWDKFQGGNEVSIAEIVALTGADEIIIIRLFRQLTAAHLFVETTGPKGPSFVITSLGKPYLHPDHRAFNNFMFFDLIPSIMAMPKTLAERQYKAPTKLTGTPFQWAHGEELWTWLGSHPDRALNMVAAMTSHNPLDAYPWGTELAKLDLQDNDVAIVDVAGGQGHIMAEIRRRNPQIKGRFIVQDLPSTLDAVPTPPTGVELMGYDIFTPQSVKGAYFYHYRHIFHNWSDDDCTTILEQIVPLLRTQPQSKLLLVDMVLPDSNGTMQEAVMDISMFPMGGMERTESQWKLLLARSGLEIGNIWRGSEPEACIECKLL